The Arachis duranensis cultivar V14167 chromosome 2, aradu.V14167.gnm2.J7QH, whole genome shotgun sequence genome has a window encoding:
- the LOC107460327 gene encoding uncharacterized protein LOC107460327, producing MHASDSNVFVTSDDVVELVSGKSGSCSFHGMTYPSVEGGKLKNASFEKKDNSFFWLLAPAAFISCLILPRFFLRDVVEAFIKDPRLVDIVSSLFSEILFYIGFATFLLVADNVQNPYLEFSSKRWGLITGLKGYLYSAIFTTGLKIIVPVLLLYMTWSVVSLEAIVTIGPFLVGCVAQFAFETYLNQRESSCWPIVPIIFEVYRMYQVSKAANFAEILLFAMRELPSTPAMKERSGALFAIMVTFQLLGMVCLWSLMTFLVRLFPSRPVADNY from the exons ATGCATGCATCTGATTCTAATGTATTTGTTACTTCTGATGATGTGGTGGAGCTAGTAAGTGGTAAATCAGGCTCGTGTTCTTTTCATGGGATGACATACCCGTCGGTAGAAGGAGGAAAATTGAAAAATGCCTCCTTTGAAAAAAAGGACAACTCTTTTTTCTGGCTTTTAGCTCCTGCTGCATTCATATCCTGTCTGATTCTGCCGCGATTTTTTCTTAGGGATGTGGTTGAGGCTTTCATTAAGGATCCGAGACTAGTAG ATATTGTGAGTTCATTATTTTCCGAGATCTTGTTCTACATTGGATTTGCTACGTTTCTGCTCGTGGCTGATAATGTCCAGAATCCTTATTTGGAGTTTAGCTCAAAAAGATGGGGTCTCATCACTGGCCTCAAAGGATACCTATACTCTGCCATCTTCACAACGGGTCTGAAGATTATTGTTCCTGTCCTTCTGTTGTACATGACCTGGTCAGTGGTTTCCCTGGAAGCTATTGTGACTATAGGTCCATTTTTAGTTGGTTGTGTTGCTCAATTTGCGTTCGAGACATATTTGAACCAACGCGAGTCATCTTGCTGGCCTATAGTCCCAATTATATTTGAG GTATATAGAATGTATCAGGTTTCAAAAGCGGCTAATTTTGCTGAGATATTGTTGTTTGCTATGAGGGAGCTTCCTTCCACACCAGCAATGAAGGAACGAAGTGGAGCTCTGTTTGCAATCATGGTGACCTTTCAATTACTAGGGATGGTGTGCCTTTGGTCATTGATGACATTTCTTGTGAGGCTTTTCCCTTCTAGGCCTGTAGCAGACAATTATTGA
- the LOC107460318 gene encoding uncharacterized protein LOC107460318 isoform X2: MELRTLCCGLTSQPLQFSNHHRRLTSSQALRTRAPFGFRFADTSKCLKWVSKGPTYLELDRFQRPLLMHASDSNVNGGLEVRPNRNSSVAVTSYNGIEPFRGKPGSVSFYGITFQSVEEGKLESAPFEKEESSYFWLLAPVVLISSLILPQFFIGNVVETFFNDVILVDVMSSFFVEATFYIGLAIFLLVTDRVQRPYLEYSSKRWDLITSLRGYRYSAAFTMGLKIVVPLALLWMTSPVIPMATVVAITPFLVGCVAQIAFERFLDKRRTSCWPLVPIIFELFRLYQLTRAANFAERLMFSLKGLALTPEVLERTGALFAMMVVYRMVMGSMVLHAAVMEVSNKSDGVI, encoded by the exons ATGGAACTTCGAACCCTTTGTTGTGGTCTTACCTCTCAGCCTCTCCAATTCTCTAATCATCATCGTCGTTTAACCTCA TCACAAGCGCTTCGAACCCGCGCCCCATTCGGATTTCGGTTTGCAGACACATCCAAAT GTTTGAAATGGGTGAGTAAAGGGCCTACATATTTGGAATTGGATAGATTCCAAAGGCCTCTTCTAATGCACGCTTCTGATTCAAATGTAAATGGTGGGTTGGAGGTTCGCCCAAACCGAAATTCTAGTGTAGCGGTTACTAGTTATAATGGGATAGAACCATTTCGAGGTAAACCAGGCTCTGTTTCCTTCTACGGTATTACATTCCAGTCTGTTGAAGAAGGGAAGTTGGAATCTGCACCctttgaaaaagaggaaagcTCATACTTCTGGCTTTTAGCTCCTGTTGTGCTCATATCCTCTTTGATTTTGCCACAGTTCTTTATTGGAAATGTAGTTGAAACTTTCTTTAACGATGTGATCCTAGTAG ATGTTATGAGTTCATTCTTTGTTGAGGCCACATTCTACATTGGACTTGCAATATTTCTGCTTGTGACTGATCGCGTCCAGAGGCCATATTTGGAGTATAGCTCAAAAAGATGGGATCTGATCACCAGCCTCAGAGGATACCGCTACTCTGCTGCCTTCACAATGGGTTTGAAGATTGTTGTTCCTCTCGCTCTTCTGTGGATGACTTCTCCAGTGATTCCCATGGCAACTGTTGTGGCTATAACCCCCTTTTTAGTCGGCTGTGTTGCTCAAATTGCATTTGAGAGATTTTTGGACAAGCGTCGGACATCATGCTGGCCCCTTGTCCCAATTATCTTTgag TTATTCAGACTGTATCAGCTTACAAGGGCAGCTAATTTTGCGGAGAGGTTGATGTTCTCTTTGAAGGGACTTGCTTTGACACCAGAAGTGCTGGAACGAACTGGAGCTTTATTTGCAATGATG GTGGTGTATCGCATGGTTATGGGGTCTATGGTGCTTCATGCCGCTGTAATGGAGGTGTCAAACAAATCGGACGGAGTAATCTGA
- the LOC107460318 gene encoding uncharacterized protein LOC107460318 isoform X1, which produces MELRTLCCGLTSQPLQFSNHHRRLTSSQALRTRAPFGFRFADTSKCLKWVSKGPTYLELDRFQRPLLMHASDSNVNGGLEVRPNRNSSVAVTSYNGIEPFRGKPGSVSFYGITFQSVEEGKLESAPFEKEESSYFWLLAPVVLISSLILPQFFIGNVVETFFNDVILVDVMSSFFVEATFYIGLAIFLLVTDRVQRPYLEYSSKRWDLITSLRGYRYSAAFTMGLKIVVPLALLWMTSPVIPMATVVAITPFLVGCVAQIAFERFLDKRRTSCWPLVPIIFELFRLYQLTRAANFAERLMFSLKGLALTPEVLERTGALFAMMVTFQALAILCIWSLMTFLLRLFPSSSRNVLENNY; this is translated from the exons ATGGAACTTCGAACCCTTTGTTGTGGTCTTACCTCTCAGCCTCTCCAATTCTCTAATCATCATCGTCGTTTAACCTCA TCACAAGCGCTTCGAACCCGCGCCCCATTCGGATTTCGGTTTGCAGACACATCCAAAT GTTTGAAATGGGTGAGTAAAGGGCCTACATATTTGGAATTGGATAGATTCCAAAGGCCTCTTCTAATGCACGCTTCTGATTCAAATGTAAATGGTGGGTTGGAGGTTCGCCCAAACCGAAATTCTAGTGTAGCGGTTACTAGTTATAATGGGATAGAACCATTTCGAGGTAAACCAGGCTCTGTTTCCTTCTACGGTATTACATTCCAGTCTGTTGAAGAAGGGAAGTTGGAATCTGCACCctttgaaaaagaggaaagcTCATACTTCTGGCTTTTAGCTCCTGTTGTGCTCATATCCTCTTTGATTTTGCCACAGTTCTTTATTGGAAATGTAGTTGAAACTTTCTTTAACGATGTGATCCTAGTAG ATGTTATGAGTTCATTCTTTGTTGAGGCCACATTCTACATTGGACTTGCAATATTTCTGCTTGTGACTGATCGCGTCCAGAGGCCATATTTGGAGTATAGCTCAAAAAGATGGGATCTGATCACCAGCCTCAGAGGATACCGCTACTCTGCTGCCTTCACAATGGGTTTGAAGATTGTTGTTCCTCTCGCTCTTCTGTGGATGACTTCTCCAGTGATTCCCATGGCAACTGTTGTGGCTATAACCCCCTTTTTAGTCGGCTGTGTTGCTCAAATTGCATTTGAGAGATTTTTGGACAAGCGTCGGACATCATGCTGGCCCCTTGTCCCAATTATCTTTgag TTATTCAGACTGTATCAGCTTACAAGGGCAGCTAATTTTGCGGAGAGGTTGATGTTCTCTTTGAAGGGACTTGCTTTGACACCAGAAGTGCTGGAACGAACTGGAGCTTTATTTGCAATGATGGTAACCTTCCAAGCACTGGCGATTTTGTGCATTTGGTCATTGATGACGTTTCTTTTGAGGCTTTTCCCTTCTAGCTCTAGGAATGTACTAGAAAACAATTACTGA